The sequence below is a genomic window from Silene latifolia isolate original U9 population chromosome 7, ASM4854445v1, whole genome shotgun sequence.
aacctagactattaaatccattaagaaacCATATTTTAAAGagttattgtatttattaaaaacagaacttaaaagaaaattacaagaGATAAGTTTTTGCGAAATTACGCCTCATAAGTTTCATTTGgagcaatcaagccccttaagtttcaaaaaaagtgaaattcaaccccattttttaaaatttcaccaaattcttatattaaaatcacttttaatacaatttatcaaatataaaatattttgttatataattttataattttcatATTTAATATAAGATACtgagaattgttttttttttcttttgaacttTATATAGTATATAGACAATTTGTTATACATGTGTGAAAactatataaattataaacaatttactaaatatgtatgtaaaagCCTTTTTtaatgattaataaattatgtagAAATTCGTAAAGTTGTAATTAGTAATTTTTAGTATTTAATAAACTATTTAATACTAATATAAAATGATTTTAAtataagaatttggtgaaaatttataaaatggggttgaatttcactcttggtgaaacttaaggggcttgataaccacaaataacattatacctccagtggtacaatagcatcatacaaccaagttatatcttatcgagcttatgtgtaattttattgagctttcttaaagttaattttttttatgtttaagtgagtgAATTCGGAAATTTTATGGTATAGCTCgacttttttaaaacaaaactagAAAACTTTACTATATAGCTCGGATTCTAGAGCATAAAACtgggtacaactggttgtaggatctattaactgCTTGATAACTTGATTGATTCAAATGaaacttatggggcctaatttcacaattaAACAAAGTTAAAGGgcttaattaccactttcgcggtTGAGTTTTTGTAGTGTGGGAATGAAAATaattatattgcgagaaattgaaatacatatgagatttttttttttttttttcaaaaaagttATCATTTCATTTCTTAAGAAGAAAAGAAATTACAATTTGCGAAACTATCCACTAAAGAATtacaaaactaaaggaaaaaatCCTTTAATCAGCCTGAACACTAGCTATAAAAAGCTCAGAATGGCGCATATGCATACGAACAACTATCTGGAACTTAAGCTTGCTGAGCAGAGCAGAGTGGGAGAGCCTCTCCTGAGCAAAAATCCTACGATTCCGTTCAGTCCATATAGAATGTACCACATCAGCAATGGAGATGAGATACCAATGCTTCCTCCAAGTTGGCAGAGAAACCTGAAGAGAAAGTTCTTGATGCAAGGGTAAAGCAGGCCTGAGAATGTGTATCCACTGAAGGACAGAAGACCAAAGATGATTAGAAAAAGGACAAGAGAAGAGGAGATGAGCATGGTCCTCCTCATGGCACTCACACAGACAACATCTATTTGCAAGGGAGAATCCTCTTCTTTGAAGATTATCCACAGTAGCAAGCTGCCCTTGAACTGCCATAGAAGCAATAATTTTATGACTTGGTAGAATCCCTGAGTAGGTGAGACTAATAGCCCAGTCCCCAACAGGAGTTAGCTGTCTAAAGAACAAGTAGGGAAGATGAGCAGGAATATGGGAACCAGCACACCAAGCATTAATCTAGAGCTGAGCTTGCTGGGCATACCCTGTGAGAGTGATAAAGAGGTCCCTGATTTTGAGAACATCTATGAAACAAGAAGGGAATTGATCTTTACTGATGACTGTCCAAATAGAATCCTGTTTCAGGACATAGGTCTTGATCCAGAGAGCCCACAAGCCAGTATCAGGAAGGGAAAGCTTCCAAACCCACTTCAGTAACAAGGCTTGATTCCAGGAGAGAAGATCCTTAATATTGAAGCCACCATAGGTCCAAGGAGTACAAATAGCAGACCAACTTTTGAACACTAGTCTTCTAGTACCCGCAGGAATATTCCAAAAGAAATCCTTACTGATTTTATTAATATGATGAATGACCTCCTTTGGAAGAAGGAGACTGGAACACCAGTAATTGTCCAACCCAAAAAGCACAGAATTCAGGAGCTGAACCCTACCAGCATAGGAAAGAGCATGAGAAGACCAGTGGTGAATGCATTTCTGGATTTTAGTAATTAAAGAGTCATACATAGACAGTTTAAGCTTTGAGGTAGCTAGAGGAAGCCCAACATATCTGAATGGAAATTCTCCTAAGGAAAATCCAGTAGCTTCCATAATCTCTTTCATTATAGAAGGAGCAACTCCACCAAACTAGATATTAGTTTTATCAATATTAGCATGCAAACCTGAGAAAAGAGCAAACTCAGATAGAGCTGTTTTAGCAGCATTAACAGAAGGGACATCTCCCCTTACAAAAATCATCAAATCATCTGCAAAGATCAAATGAGTGAGATTGAGTCTACTACATTTTGGATGGTAGGAGATCTGAGGTTTAGTGCAAATCCTTCTGAGTGACCTTGAGAGTATTTCCATGCTTAGGACAAAAAGGTAAGGAGAAAGAGGATCTCCCTGCCTTATACCACTTTTACCAGGGAAAAATCCAGAGATATTGCCATTTATCTTAAAAGAGTACCAGGTATTAGATATGCAACCCATAATCCACTTAGAAAATAAAGGAGGGAAACCTAAAACCTGAAGCATTTGAGAGATAAAATCCCATTGGAGAGTGTCAAAGGCTTTTCTAATATCCACCTTTATTAAGCATCTGGGAGAAATATTCCTCCTATTGTAGCCTTGAACAAGAGCCTGAGAAAGCATGATGTTTTCAAAAATACTTCTCCCTTTCACAAAAAAATTTGCTCATTGCCAACAATAGAGGGTAAGACATGTTGGATTCTATTTGCCAAGATTTTACTAACAGTTTTGTAGAAAAGCGTGCAACAAGAAATTGGCTGTAGTCCAAAAGCGATTCAGGGACTTGCTTCTTTGGAATTAGAGAAAGAAGAGTAGCATTTGCTTGCTTGGCCATATGACCGATTCTGAAAAAACTAAGGACTGCAGACATAAAAATCCTTTGCAATAATAGACCGGCAGACTTAAAAAGCTGAAGAAAACCCATCAACCCATGGGTCATTGCTTTGTTTGAATCAATACGAATCTTGCTTCCTTAATTTCCGGTGAGTAATGTCCCCGAGAAGATTGATGTGGTCAGTGGGCATAACACATCCATCTTGTCTTAACAAATCAAAGCATCCGGAGAGACTGGTTGATTAGAACCAAGGAGATCAGAGTAATAGTCTTGAAAAGCATGAGTGACTCCTTCCTGACCAGAATAGATAACCCCATTTTTGTCCTTAATGGACCCAATAAATTGTTGATGTCTTCTTTCAGCAATTTTTGCAAAGAAATACTTGGAATTAGTATCAGTCTGTTGTAAGTGAGCAATCTTTGCTCTTTGTTGAAGGATAGAGAGCTCAATTGGTTTGAGACGAGTGAATTCTTTGACAGAAAGTTTCTCCTCAAGAATGAGAGAAGAGGAGAAAGGATCAGTAAGCAAGTTTGCCTGAACATCCTTGAGTTTTTGCCTAGCAGTTTTAACTTTATCTGAGATACCACTGAAATGAGACTGGTGCAATTTCTTAAGAGCAGCTTTAACATTCTTAAGCTtctcaaaaaaacaaaatatggGGCTACCTGCTTTAGAAGTCTTCCAAGCACTTTTGACAGTGGCCTCATGGTCAGGGTGCTCAATCCAACTGTTAAGAAAGCTAAATCTCTTAGGGATTTTCCTTTCAGTAAACACAGTAACCACCACTGGGGAGTGATCAGAGAGCCCATATTCATAAAAATGAGCActtgaagaagaaaaagaagttgCCCAGCTAGAATTGATAAGGACCCTGTCCAATTTAGACCAGACTCTTGTCTGTTGATCCTGCTTGTTAGTCCAGGTCAGATCAGTACCTGAACTAAAAATATCATCAAGAGAGCAGGATGCCAAACAGGAGTTGAAAGCCAACATATCTTGCAAAATAGGAGGATTAGAACTCAATTTCTCCTCAGGATTTCTAATAATATTGAAATCACCCAAGACAATCCAAGGCTTTGCTGTGCAAATTTGATTGAGACTATTCCAAAGTAGTAGCCTCTCAGAAGCATCATCATTGCCATAGACTGACACTCAATTTGGAATTCGAACTAGAAAGATGGTGATGAACTTGGCAACTAATCCACTGAGCACCACTCAAAATATTACTAAGAGAGACAGTAGTAGGATTATAGAGTAACCAAATCCTGCCATTATAATGAGCATTGTAATTACAGATGACCTTCCACTTTGCAAAAACCTTATTTATAATTTTCCTAGCTTTAGTTTCTTTAACCCTTGTTTCCAAGATGGCAAGAACATCCAGCTGATTGTGCACCAAAAAATCCTTAACTTCACACTGCTTTATAGGACAATTGAACCCTCTAACATTCCAGGAAGCAACCTTCATTGAGAAATATCAGGGGGATCCGACCCACTAGGGATAACCACTAAAATCTGAGCTGAACATGCTTGATGCATCACATATTTAGCTACAGGAGAGGAAGGCTCAATGGAAGAGGATCTCTGGCCTAGCTCATGGCATTCTGAGCCTACATTCCTCCTCATTAAAACCACACCCCCTGCAGTTAGAGATGAAGTACCACCTAGTTCAGTAGCAAGAGGACCCTTCTTCATAACAGTAACTGAAGTATTAGTAATCTAACCATCTTTTAAAGCTGCTAAATTTGGAGAGCATTCTGAGTGCATTACAGGGACATCATGAGTAGAGGAACTATCATGTAGGAGAGATCTCTGACCTAGCTTTAAGCATCCTGAGTCTACATTCTCTACCACACTGCTAGTCTTCTGCCCAGAGAAACCTGAGGTACCACCTTGCTCTAAAGTGCTAGAGGGAAAGAGCTGGAGCTCCTCCTTATCAGTAACAGAAACAGTCTCAGAGAGAACATGGAAAGAATTAGTAGTTAGCAGGTCCTCAGAAGGAACAGCAGTACTGGAGCTTACTGAGTGCATTACAGGAACATCTTGGGAAATAGAGCTAGCAGGAGGAAGAGATCTCTGACCTAGCAATACGCATTCTGAGTCTACTTTCTCCTCCACACTACTAGTCTGCTTCCCTGATGATCctgaggtaccacctagctcCACAACAGGGACCTCAACTGCTGGCTTCTTAGGTCTGGACTGCAACTTTTTGCAAGTATAAGAGGTATGAACAAGCTTACCACACTCCCTACAATAATAGGGCAACCATTCATAGACCACTTTTTGAGTGATTTGACCAATGTTAGGAACATTGAGAACAACATGGGTAGGAAGATCCTTAGAAACATCAACTTCCACCATTATCTTAGCAAAAGAAAGCTTGGATTTCTCTGTAGTAGCAGGATCAGCAAAGAGAGGTTTGCCTATCTTACTTGCCATTTTACTAAGAACTTTCTCAGACCAAAGATAGGGGTCCAAACCAGGGAAAAGTATCCATACAGGAACTCTAGCCACCCTCTCCATTTCCAGAGAAAAAGAAGGGGACCAGTGTTTAAGAATAAGAGAATTTGAACCCACTTTCCATGGCCCTTTCCTAAGAACATTAGACATTTCTTCCTCAGAGCTAAAACGAAAAGAGAACCAGCCACTTCTGAAATACTGAACAATAGGAGTACCAATAGTACCCCAATGAGCAGAAACATAATCCTGGATAGTTTTAAGAGATGGTTTAGATCCAAGAACATGACCCATTAAAGTATTTTCCCAAATTTTAAGTTCAAGTGACAAAGTCGATTCCTCAAGATCAATTTGATAGTGAACACTTTGTTCCTGATAAAAAGGTTCATACCTAACTTCTGAGGCTTATTAACCACAGAACTTCATTTTTCCCCAATTTTAGATGAAGTAGGACCCAAATTAGGTATAGCATTTGCAGTAGTATCATTAGCAGTATCGTTAACAGTATTATCAACAGTCAAAACAGTAGTAGTATCACGCGAAGTATCCGCATGAACATGAGTAACAGTATTATCTACAGTATTATCCACAGAAGAATCCAAAACAGAGATGGAATTAATCGAACAGTTAATAGTTTGAATTGGGGATTTAGCCGAAAGAGAAAGACCTTTGGAGGTGGAAGTAGGGCCAGTTGACCGAATTAAAGAAGAAGGTTGAGAAATACCAGCTGCTTTAATGGCGGAATCAATCAATACATTCACCGTGTTCGGAGGAATTGGCGCCAAAGATAACTCTCCCAAATCACCACCATTCTCTTCAATTAGAGATTCAGTAGAAAGCACCGCCATGGATGGAGCTATGGAGGCCTTAGAACGAGAAATGTGACCCCTAGTTCGCGCCATTGGAGAAGGCGAGAAGAGAAGCTAGAAGGAAGCCATGAAAATGAAGTGAAAAAGTTAGTTAGAAAACGGTTTTAGGAAAAGTTGTTAGGGAGAAAAATTTTTAgagatttttagagagagaaaaaatttgtataaaaaaatttatgcatatgagattttgataggtttaaatagtgtgaaaACGAGTATGTGTGcaagtatgtatgtacacagtgatcgcgagtgcatttgaatagtcaaaacaaaagtaatgattatcaagaaatatagtattataaacgacataAAAAAGTAGAGGATACGTTACATTTTTcattaatatcttcaattaaatatatgtacacgtcaagtataaaatattgattataactaactaaatattacttttagttaaatattttatatgttatgttTTAGAAACTTTGAAGTCAaaccttaaaaaataataattgagaaaagttcaacctattttatttatagtaaactcttaaacatcattatatataattgtttaagaaaataaaaagtgcaaatttcttatagatatgtttgacacatagcacatgcaagacacaatcaaaacatttgaataagttgagtttggacCCTGtatatttgatacataaatatcatacattattaaaattaaaaattacataaaattatattcacatcattttaaacaaatattaattgatttggagcTTAAcatatcgtgaaatgatataatttgagaacttaatgttgattgttgcattatacgaataaattttattttaattaatatgatatatTTGATCAGTcaaaaatttatttataaaatgttgatcgtgcataattaattatcacttatcagttttaattaaaattatttttatttttattttaaaacaatgaagttaaacctaaaaaatttaatttatttttatttataagtaaaaatattaaacgtcatatataaattatattatttttcttcaattataataataaaattttaaaacaagccgcgcgaagcgcgggatattacctagtaaccaatatttgcgggttttcgtcattaaaatcaaatccgggttttagagattcgattcgttcatatcaagtctctgaaattcatcttttgtatattttcgtcTGTACATTATCACCTAATCTAGTTGAATTTGTGTAAATAAACCTGATTAAATCGTATTagcaaacctaattaatttgtgttAGCCAAAATtagtaattaattcattctaattaatttgagtccgttctttattgtttttatgaccaattcatatgtaagtaaacttttaaatcactttcatccgagtcaaatatcaataatcggtcattaaatcaccaatgaatattaacgatatgcagttccggcttcacagccagaactcacctcaggaacagacgcagtaacccctgcgcctcttccaagggatgcagctctgctgcgcctgttcctggttgggttctgcctctgaacttccgttgttgctttgacctagttcattagtttatgtattaatcgactattaatcgtaatatcactccTAATCTGTTCGTATTTtctaaccctaattatttttcttctttttctaaaattatccattttaaacgtattttcgacgtaaatcattgaatcattgtaattattgtaattttaattattgtatttcatttattatactctttattattgtattgcttgttcttcacatgtaatcaaccttaaaccctacttcgacattaatgagtgctaattatttgttcaccgacttagttaacctTCACATGCTAAGATTAATTTGTTGGATgttacattgcatgcatataatcgacaacatatcaagtatagatgatttccctaatcattagtagaggccgctatcgaggccggcgggattaggtgttcgatcaaaagagcttcctaatacgtaccctcaccccttactccagatctctgtgaacatccgtgttcattggcatccacgagagtcattctagacatagaatgctaagggtaacgagttcttagtgttcatgtcactactttgtgtcttgacatgacacgaggtattcgaacggttccaatttcccataaaaattggtggcgactccacaaatgcaaacgcttgttcccaagcgaccccgtgggcccccgtgtccacagtttggttactccgctggggagtaatacacttacgtgttgccaagggtgaaacttgaacaaggttagggaatagtttatatgagacagttgtcggttttcataactctatcttcctagatcgttttaatcggccttcctaggcccaacccaacccattcgaccaatcgtcccgtctggacggtccaaattcttatctgggcctaaggatggatagcgattgacgtcaagcataccatgatgcttactcctgtttgtatcaagggctttcactactcgagggaatgaactaggaatcggccttactcctgtttggtatgagcctctccacagaccccgggtttgattgttcggtatggcaacccaccc
It includes:
- the LOC141589998 gene encoding uncharacterized protein LOC141589998, with translation MKEIMEATGFSLGEFPFRYVGLPLATSKLKLSMYDSLITKIQKCIHHWSSHALSYAGRVQLLNSVLFGLDNYWCSSLLLPKEVIHHINKISKDFFWNIPAGTRRLVFKSWSAICTPWTYGGFNIKDLLSWNQALLLKWVWKLSLPDTGLWALWIKTYVLKQDSIWTVISKDQFPSCFIDVLKIRDLFITLTGQLTPVGDWAISLTYSGILPSHKIIASMAVQGQLATVDNLQRRGFSLANRCCLCECHEEDHAHLLFSCPFSNHLWSSVLQWIHILRPALPLHQELSLQVSLPTWRKHWYLISIADVVHSIWTERNRRIFAQERLSHSALLSKLKFQIVVRMHMRHSELFIASVQAD
- the LOC141590000 gene encoding uncharacterized protein LOC141590000 is translated as MGHVLGSKPSLKTIQDYVSAHWGTIGTPIVQYFRSGWFSFRFSSEEEMSNVLRKGPWKVGSNSLILKHWSPSFSLEMERVARVPVWILFPGLDPYLWSEKVLSKMASKIGKPLFADPATTEKSKLSFAKIMVEVDVSKDLPTHVVLNVPNIGQITQKVVYEWLPYYCRECGKLVHTSYTCKKLQSRPKKPAVEVPVVELGGTSGSSGKQTSSVEEKVDSECVLLGQRSLPPASSISQDVPVMHSVSSSTAVPSEDLLTTNSFHVLSETVSVTDKEELQLFPSSTLEQGGTSGFSGQKTSSVVENVDSGCLKLGQRSLLHDSSSTHDVPVMHSECSPNLAALKDG
- the LOC141589999 gene encoding uncharacterized protein LOC141589999; translated protein: MKVASWNVRGFNCPIKQCEVKDFLVHNQLDVLAILETRVKETKARKIINKVFAKWKVICNYNAHYNGRIWLLYNPTTVSLIYGNDDASERLLLWNSLNQICTAKPWIVLGDFNIIRNPEEKLSSNPPILQDMLAFNSCLASCSLDDIFSSGTDLTWTNKQDQQTRVWSKLDRVLINSSWATSFSSSSAHFYEYGLSDHSPVVVTVFTERKIPKRFSFLNSWIEHPDHEATVKSAWKTSKAGSPIFCFFEKLKNVKAALKKLHQSHFSGISDKVKTARQKLKDVQANLLTDPFSSSLILEEKLSVKEFTRLKPIELSILQQRAKIAHLQQTDTNSKYFFAKIAERRHQQFIGSIKDKNGVIYSGQEGVTHAFQDYYSDLLGSNQPVSPDALIC